Proteins from a genomic interval of Nostoc sp. TCL240-02:
- a CDS encoding cation:proton antiporter, which yields MELISQVLVLEPTSQVLGKEPIVPFAILLVVILVIPIMFERLRLPGLVGLVFSGLVLGPSGWNLFQSDSPMINLLSDIGLIYLLFVAGSEVDLEKFRRQKSRAFGFASLTFIIPMIVGTLLGLILGYSWNTSILIGSLFTSYTLLAYPIISRLGVVNNEAVTVTIGAKIFTDIGAVLILGVCVGITHAGAFSFAKLLTLSGWLIIYSVAVVTGFDWAGKEFFKRSGDDEGNKFLFVLLSVFLAAVGAQLIGIEKIVGAFLAGLAVNEAVGEGPVKEKVVFIGSVLFIPIFFVDLGLLINLPAFVNNVDTLKLTLLMIVGLIVSKLIAALLTKLLYRYKWQETLTIWSLSLPQVGTTLAATLVGYQAGLLPLEVLHSVIVLMVVTSTLGPLITSRIAVGLNSLQVEAPAPPLPDQNAPETDSAFTIVVPVYNPHTEQHLIEMAALLARQSQGKIIPLAIATAAAQMDAPQLEACLQRSEQLLTKATTHSRVLGVTAEPMLRIDDAFAQGISRAAREQKANLIVMGWGKRTGLRARLFGNVIDGVLWASHCPVAVTRLVESPKKIQRILVPVENLTAPILQPVQFAQMLAEANQSHITVLNVCDRRTSSSKIAWRRSHLSLMVSNLALANSPEIQIIAHENVAQAILQAARLYDLVVLPFIRNRTSPGGLAISDVTTQLARQLTCSIVMLGEPQRTQTTNIVMSNTVTSITSAV from the coding sequence ATGGAACTCATATCACAAGTTCTTGTTCTGGAACCAACTTCCCAAGTTCTTGGCAAAGAACCAATTGTTCCCTTTGCTATTTTACTGGTGGTTATCTTAGTTATCCCCATCATGTTTGAGCGGCTAAGATTACCAGGATTAGTGGGTTTGGTTTTCTCAGGGCTAGTACTTGGCCCTTCAGGCTGGAATTTATTTCAGTCTGACTCACCAATGATTAACCTGCTATCAGACATTGGGTTAATTTATTTATTGTTTGTCGCAGGGTCAGAAGTTGATCTCGAAAAGTTCCGTCGCCAAAAAAGTCGTGCCTTTGGGTTTGCTAGCTTGACTTTTATTATCCCCATGATCGTGGGAACCTTACTAGGGCTGATTTTAGGCTATAGCTGGAATACTTCAATTTTAATTGGTTCTTTATTTACTTCCTATACCCTTTTGGCATATCCCATAATCAGCCGTTTGGGAGTGGTAAACAATGAAGCTGTTACTGTCACCATTGGAGCTAAGATTTTTACAGATATTGGGGCAGTGCTGATCTTAGGCGTTTGTGTAGGCATCACTCATGCTGGAGCATTCAGCTTTGCTAAACTACTCACCTTGTCGGGTTGGTTAATTATTTACTCTGTTGCCGTTGTTACAGGCTTTGATTGGGCAGGTAAAGAATTTTTCAAGCGGTCTGGAGATGATGAAGGAAACAAGTTTTTATTTGTGTTGCTTTCTGTGTTTCTGGCGGCTGTAGGCGCTCAATTAATTGGGATAGAAAAAATTGTTGGTGCTTTTCTAGCAGGTTTGGCAGTGAATGAAGCTGTGGGTGAAGGCCCAGTTAAAGAAAAGGTAGTATTTATTGGCAGTGTGCTGTTTATTCCCATTTTCTTTGTTGACCTTGGCTTACTGATCAATCTACCCGCATTTGTGAACAACGTAGATACGCTCAAGCTCACGCTGTTGATGATAGTCGGTTTGATTGTCAGTAAATTGATTGCAGCTTTGTTGACAAAACTGCTTTACCGCTACAAGTGGCAAGAAACGCTAACCATCTGGTCACTATCACTTCCCCAGGTTGGTACAACCTTAGCAGCTACCCTTGTAGGATATCAGGCCGGATTGCTGCCACTAGAAGTATTACACAGTGTGATTGTCTTAATGGTTGTCACCTCAACCTTGGGGCCGTTGATAACCAGTAGAATAGCTGTTGGGTTGAATTCCTTACAAGTGGAAGCTCCTGCACCACCTCTACCTGACCAGAATGCACCAGAGACAGACAGCGCTTTTACGATTGTTGTACCTGTCTATAATCCCCATACCGAACAGCATTTAATTGAAATGGCGGCATTATTAGCGCGTCAGTCTCAGGGAAAAATTATACCACTGGCGATCGCAACTGCTGCGGCTCAGATGGATGCACCACAGTTAGAAGCTTGTCTACAACGCAGTGAGCAGTTATTGACCAAAGCCACGACACACAGTCGAGTATTGGGCGTGACCGCAGAACCAATGCTGCGAATTGATGATGCCTTTGCTCAAGGAATTAGCCGAGCCGCCCGCGAACAAAAGGCTAATTTAATTGTTATGGGTTGGGGTAAACGGACTGGGTTACGAGCGCGTCTATTTGGGAATGTGATTGATGGTGTGCTTTGGGCATCCCATTGTCCAGTAGCGGTGACACGTTTAGTAGAATCACCGAAAAAAATTCAGCGCATCTTAGTACCAGTAGAAAACTTAACAGCACCCATATTACAGCCTGTACAATTTGCCCAAATGCTGGCTGAGGCAAATCAGAGCCACATTACTGTGCTAAATGTGTGCGATCGCCGCACTAGTTCCAGTAAAATTGCTTGGAGGCGATCGCATCTCTCCCTAATGGTATCTAATTTAGCTTTGGCTAATTCCCCAGAAATTCAAATTATTGCTCATGAAAATGTTGCCCAAGCAATTTTGCAGGCAGCACGATTATATGATTTAGTAGTTTTACCTTTTATACGCAATCGTACCAGTCCTGGAGGGTTAGCCATTAGCGATGTTACAACCCAGTTAGCCAGACAACTAACCTGCTCCATTGTCATGCTTGGAGAACCGCAGCGCACTCAAACCACAAATATAGTTATGTCTAACACGGTTACTAGTATTACATCTGCTGTATAA
- a CDS encoding HAS-barrel domain-containing protein, protein MRLPLPQFATGDRHPNHIAEVIETTSTEFLAQCLEPEDLSFTSMPPFGSWVCSVDEESGNQVYGVVYYATTMPIDSVHRARALGLSLQDLREEQPQIFAMLRTEFRAAIVGFEQSSQNQGYNQRIYQYLPPRPPQIHQAVYRCEPEAIVKFTEELDFLRTLLCINGAPVESLTAAAIRDVYQLRKADREWLIKAGRNLSVLLKDDYDRLRFILSQIHP, encoded by the coding sequence ATGCGCCTCCCACTACCACAGTTTGCTACTGGCGATCGCCATCCCAACCACATTGCCGAGGTGATTGAAACTACTAGTACTGAATTTCTAGCTCAGTGTTTGGAACCAGAAGATTTGAGCTTTACCTCCATGCCACCCTTTGGTAGTTGGGTTTGTTCTGTGGATGAAGAATCTGGGAATCAAGTCTATGGGGTGGTATATTATGCCACTACCATGCCTATAGACTCAGTACACCGAGCGAGAGCTTTGGGGTTGTCACTGCAAGACTTACGTGAGGAACAACCCCAAATATTTGCCATGCTGAGAACAGAATTTCGAGCTGCGATCGTGGGATTTGAACAATCTTCCCAGAATCAAGGTTATAACCAAAGAATATATCAGTATCTACCACCCCGTCCCCCGCAAATTCATCAAGCTGTTTATCGGTGTGAACCAGAAGCGATCGTTAAATTTACTGAAGAACTAGATTTTTTGCGGACATTGCTTTGTATTAACGGTGCGCCAGTCGAGTCTTTAACCGCAGCTGCTATTCGAGATGTATACCAGTTACGCAAAGCTGACCGAGAATGGCTAATTAAAGCTGGACGTAACCTAAGCGTGCTACTTAAAGACGACTACGATCGCTTGCGGTTTATTTTAAGTCAAATCCATCCGTAG
- a CDS encoding NAD(P)H dehydrogenase subunit NdhS, translating to MILPGATVRVKNPADTYYRYEGLVQRLTDGKVAVLFEGGNWDKLVTFRLSELELVETIAGRKKAK from the coding sequence ATGATTCTGCCTGGAGCAACTGTTCGCGTCAAGAATCCCGCAGATACCTATTATCGCTATGAAGGACTCGTGCAACGACTGACTGATGGCAAAGTAGCCGTATTATTTGAAGGTGGTAACTGGGATAAATTAGTTACCTTTCGCCTGAGCGAATTGGAACTTGTAGAGACCATAGCCGGACGGAAAAAAGCCAAATAA
- the rodA gene encoding rod shape-determining protein RodA has product MLLKRSLPKIRWKSWVKPWQHVDWLLFCLPVAISIFGGIMILSTELKQPVTDWWWHWMVAGIGVLIALFLSRIRYELLMQWHWVTYSLTNFSLIAVMIAGTSAKGAQRWISIAGFNVQPSEFAKVGMIITLAALLHRRTASSLEGVFRVLAITAIPWGLVFLQPDLATSLVFGAIVLGMLYWANANPGWLILLISPVVAAILFSISWPLSEPIILFKELSFGPLGIVWSFAMAILGWQTLPWRRFGCSAIGAWTLNILGGELGVFAWNHILKPYQKARLTVFMDPDHDPLGAGYHLIQSRIAIGAGEIWGWGLFKGPMTQLNFVPEQHTDFIFSAVGEEFGFVGCLLVLFVFCLICLRLLHVAQTAKDNFGSLLAIGVLSMIVFQVIVNVGMTVGLAPVAGIPLPWMSYGRSAMLTNFISLGIVESVANFRQRQKYY; this is encoded by the coding sequence ATGTTATTAAAACGATCGCTCCCCAAAATTCGCTGGAAGTCTTGGGTTAAGCCATGGCAGCATGTAGATTGGCTACTATTTTGTTTGCCAGTTGCTATCAGTATCTTTGGTGGCATTATGATCCTCAGTACGGAACTGAAGCAGCCAGTAACTGACTGGTGGTGGCACTGGATGGTAGCGGGTATCGGTGTGCTTATAGCCTTATTTTTATCTCGCATCCGCTACGAACTCTTAATGCAGTGGCACTGGGTAACATACTCACTCACGAATTTCAGCTTAATCGCGGTGATGATTGCTGGTACTAGCGCTAAAGGGGCACAGAGGTGGATTAGTATCGCTGGCTTTAACGTGCAACCCTCAGAATTTGCCAAAGTCGGCATGATCATTACCTTAGCAGCTTTGCTACACAGGCGTACTGCTTCTAGCCTTGAAGGTGTTTTCCGAGTTCTGGCAATTACCGCCATACCTTGGGGATTAGTATTTTTGCAACCAGATTTAGCAACATCATTGGTATTTGGTGCGATCGTTTTAGGAATGCTTTATTGGGCAAATGCTAACCCAGGCTGGTTAATTCTGCTGATTTCTCCTGTGGTTGCCGCCATTTTGTTTAGTATATCTTGGCCTTTATCAGAGCCGATAATTTTATTCAAAGAACTATCTTTTGGCCCATTGGGAATAGTTTGGTCATTTGCGATGGCTATTTTGGGCTGGCAAACTCTCCCTTGGCGGAGATTTGGTTGCAGTGCAATCGGTGCATGGACTCTCAATATACTGGGTGGCGAATTAGGAGTCTTCGCTTGGAACCATATTTTAAAACCGTATCAAAAAGCTCGGTTAACTGTATTCATGGATCCCGATCACGATCCACTCGGTGCTGGGTATCACTTAATCCAATCTCGTATTGCCATTGGTGCTGGTGAAATTTGGGGATGGGGTCTGTTCAAGGGGCCAATGACGCAACTGAATTTTGTACCCGAACAGCATACAGACTTTATTTTCTCCGCAGTCGGAGAAGAATTCGGTTTTGTTGGTTGTTTGTTAGTGCTGTTTGTCTTCTGCTTAATTTGCCTCCGCCTGCTGCATGTTGCCCAAACCGCCAAAGATAACTTTGGTTCCTTGTTGGCTATTGGCGTTTTATCTATGATCGTGTTTCAGGTGATTGTGAACGTTGGCATGACTGTAGGTTTAGCACCTGTGGCAGGAATACCTTTACCTTGGATGAGTTATGGGCGTTCTGCTATGCTGACCAATTTCATTTCCTTGGGAATAGTAGAATCAGTAGCAAATTTTCGCCAAAGGCAGAAGTATTATTGA
- a CDS encoding Mrp/NBP35 family ATP-binding protein, producing MYDVLDSRSVLEILRPVEDPELRKSLVELNMIRNVKIDGGKVSFTLVLTTPACPLREFIVEDCQKAVKKLPGVTDVSIEVTAETPQQKSLPDRTGISGVKNIIAVSSGKGGVGKSTVAVNVAVALAQTGAKVGLLDADIYGPNDPTMLGLADAQIVVRSTETGDILEPAFNHGVKLVSMGFLIDRDQPVIWRGPMLNGVIRQFLYQVQWGELDYLIVDMPPGTGDAQLTLTQAVPMAGAVIVTTPQTVALLDSRKGLRMFQQMNVPVLGIVENMSYFIPPDQLDKQYDIFGSGGGSKTATELGVPLLGCVPLEISTRVGGDSGVPIVVGDPDSASAKALTAIALTIAGKVSVAALT from the coding sequence ATGTACGATGTCCTCGATTCTCGCTCTGTCCTAGAAATTTTGCGTCCAGTGGAAGACCCAGAACTCCGCAAAAGTCTGGTGGAACTGAATATGATTCGCAACGTCAAAATTGACGGTGGCAAGGTTAGTTTCACTTTAGTGTTGACCACTCCTGCCTGTCCTTTACGTGAATTTATCGTCGAAGACTGTCAGAAAGCTGTCAAAAAGCTACCAGGTGTTACAGATGTCAGCATAGAAGTAACAGCAGAAACACCCCAACAAAAAAGTTTGCCAGACCGTACTGGTATTTCTGGTGTCAAAAATATTATTGCTGTTTCCAGTGGCAAAGGTGGCGTTGGTAAAAGTACGGTAGCAGTAAATGTAGCAGTGGCTCTAGCTCAAACTGGGGCGAAAGTCGGTTTGTTAGATGCTGATATTTACGGCCCCAATGACCCTACGATGCTAGGTTTGGCTGATGCCCAAATTGTGGTGCGTTCCACTGAAACAGGTGACATTCTAGAACCTGCTTTTAATCACGGTGTCAAATTAGTTTCAATGGGCTTTTTGATTGACCGAGATCAACCAGTCATTTGGCGGGGGCCTATGCTCAATGGCGTAATTCGCCAGTTTCTCTATCAAGTGCAATGGGGAGAACTGGATTATTTGATTGTAGATATGCCACCGGGAACCGGAGATGCTCAGTTAACTTTAACTCAAGCAGTGCCAATGGCAGGGGCGGTAATTGTCACCACACCGCAAACTGTAGCCCTATTAGATTCTCGTAAGGGATTGCGGATGTTCCAGCAGATGAATGTCCCGGTATTGGGGATCGTGGAAAATATGAGCTATTTTATCCCCCCCGATCAACTAGATAAACAATATGACATCTTTGGTTCCGGTGGAGGCTCCAAAACCGCCACCGAATTGGGAGTACCACTCTTGGGGTGCGTGCCACTAGAGATTTCCACACGAGTTGGTGGTGACAGTGGTGTGCCCATAGTTGTTGGCGATCCAGATTCAGCTTCGGCAAAAGCATTAACTGCGATCGCTCTTACTATTGCTGGTAAAGTATCAGTTGCCGCGTTGACATAA
- a CDS encoding SRPBCC family protein produces MQDWLSKFIHRKRRRFCASLVRTYREISSASVDELWQKVADLTDVSWHPLLKSTNVPYGLVPKPGLIFHAVTRFSPIPIRIFVERVNHREMLSIRVLAIPGIEERVTYQVESTVCGTCLSYSVTLRGWLSPLIWSLSRPYVDRVARSLVEAAEKTALPTVSGKKKSLDDSCFDF; encoded by the coding sequence ATGCAAGATTGGTTATCCAAATTCATCCACCGCAAACGTCGTCGGTTTTGCGCTTCTCTGGTGCGGACATATCGAGAGATAAGCTCTGCTTCTGTAGATGAACTGTGGCAAAAAGTTGCTGACTTAACAGATGTTTCCTGGCATCCACTACTTAAGAGTACTAATGTACCCTACGGATTAGTACCCAAACCAGGATTGATTTTTCATGCTGTAACACGCTTTTCGCCAATTCCCATCCGTATTTTTGTGGAGCGTGTCAATCACAGGGAGATGCTGAGTATCCGAGTGCTGGCAATTCCAGGAATAGAAGAACGGGTGACTTATCAAGTAGAGTCAACTGTTTGTGGCACTTGTTTATCTTATTCTGTAACGCTACGGGGGTGGTTATCGCCCCTGATTTGGTCTTTATCCCGTCCTTATGTAGACCGCGTAGCACGGTCTTTAGTAGAAGCAGCAGAAAAGACGGCATTGCCAACGGTATCTGGGAAGAAGAAATCTCTTGATGACAGTTGTTTTGATTTTTAG
- the hemF gene encoding oxygen-dependent coproporphyrinogen oxidase: MLTNSQTPTVAAESSKSLPAPDAQMRVSQFMKQLQDEITESLAKLDGVAKFNEDSWERPEGGGGRSRVLREGAIFEQAGVNFSEVWGSHLPASILTQRPEAAGHGFYATGTSMVLHPHNPYVPTVHLNYRYFEAGPVWWFGGGLDLTPYYPFAEDAAHLHKTLKQACDKHHPEYYPVFKKWCDEYFYLKHRDETRGVGGLFFDYQDGQGALYRGPNPNGEAAIHSNQVGTPATRNWEDLFAFVQGCGRAFLPAYVPIVERRHGMEYGDHQRNFQLYRRGRYVEFNLVYDRGTIFGLQTNGRTESILMSLPPLVRWEYGYQPEPNTPEAELYETFLKPQDWINWTPPQ, from the coding sequence ATGTTGACCAACTCGCAAACACCAACTGTAGCAGCAGAATCATCCAAGTCTTTGCCAGCACCTGACGCTCAGATGAGAGTCAGTCAGTTTATGAAACAACTGCAAGACGAAATTACTGAATCATTGGCAAAACTAGATGGTGTGGCTAAGTTTAATGAAGATAGTTGGGAACGCCCTGAAGGGGGTGGAGGGCGATCGCGCGTGCTGCGAGAAGGTGCAATATTTGAACAAGCAGGTGTAAACTTTTCTGAAGTTTGGGGTTCTCATTTGCCAGCCTCAATTTTAACCCAACGCCCTGAAGCCGCAGGACATGGCTTTTATGCCACGGGGACTTCAATGGTATTACATCCTCACAACCCTTACGTGCCCACAGTTCATCTAAATTATCGCTACTTTGAAGCGGGGCCAGTGTGGTGGTTTGGTGGCGGTCTTGACTTGACACCTTATTACCCGTTTGCCGAAGATGCGGCACATTTACATAAAACGTTAAAACAGGCCTGTGACAAACACCACCCGGAGTATTACCCAGTATTTAAAAAGTGGTGTGATGAATATTTTTACCTCAAGCATCGTGATGAAACACGAGGCGTAGGTGGTCTATTTTTTGATTACCAAGATGGTCAAGGTGCTTTATATCGCGGGCCAAATCCCAATGGAGAAGCGGCTATTCATAGCAACCAGGTGGGAACACCAGCAACCCGCAATTGGGAAGATTTGTTTGCTTTTGTGCAAGGCTGTGGCAGAGCATTTTTACCAGCCTACGTACCTATTGTAGAACGGCGGCATGGGATGGAATATGGCGATCACCAACGAAATTTTCAACTCTATCGCCGCGGACGGTATGTAGAATTTAACTTGGTTTATGACCGAGGTACTATTTTTGGTCTGCAAACCAACGGACGCACCGAATCAATTCTCATGTCCCTACCCCCTTTAGTGCGCTGGGAATACGGCTATCAACCGGAACCCAATACACCCGAAGCCGAGTTGTATGAAACCTTTCTTAAGCCTCAAGATTGGATCAACTGGACACCACCTCAATAA
- a CDS encoding STAS domain-containing protein, translating to MIHIDQKTYTTQDGNTVIVLTPAGRLDITTAWQFRLKLQECISKLSRHVVVNLAQVNFIDSSGLTSLVAGMRDADKVKGSFRICNVHPEAKLVFEVTMMDTVFEIFETEDEALEGVPRSMAS from the coding sequence GTGATTCATATAGACCAAAAAACTTATACAACCCAAGACGGAAACACCGTTATTGTCCTAACACCAGCAGGTCGCCTAGACATTACCACTGCTTGGCAATTTCGCCTGAAGTTACAAGAGTGTATTTCTAAACTCAGCCGCCATGTAGTTGTAAATCTGGCTCAGGTAAATTTTATTGATAGTTCTGGTCTTACGTCTTTGGTAGCTGGAATGCGTGATGCTGATAAAGTCAAGGGCAGTTTCCGCATCTGCAATGTACATCCAGAAGCCAAACTCGTGTTTGAAGTGACAATGATGGATACTGTCTTTGAAATCTTTGAAACAGAAGATGAAGCTTTAGAAGGTGTACCTCGTAGTATGGCTAGCTAA
- a CDS encoding ISKra4 family transposase (programmed frameshift) has protein sequence MTPEQKQALQKHIQAIAKILYEDTSKEKLTNLAAIEEAVRSQMQKHVMPEVGGFFIETITGTTAGYQRRLKSILGELAITSKQAIELEVAPSTQLSPYLETCCLRVSANVSYEDAASDIKYFTGIEVSHSSQQRLVHRQNFELPTPEQTIEELSVDGGNIRVRTPKGQICAWLGYKAISLHHLGILGTSFQNNQIVIDWVNDQPLASPLTCIGDGHDGIWNIIDQLAPDAQRREILDWFHLIENLHKVGGSQKRLKQAQNLLWKGQVEATIALFTDCKGKQVQNFCRYLDKHRNRIINYEYYQAEEICSIGSGSVESAVKQVDRRTKISGAQWKRENVPQVLAHRCAYLNGLLSV, from the exons ATGACCCCAGAACAAAAGCAAGCTCTTCAAAAACATATTCAGGCGATTGCTAAAATATTGTATGAAGATACGTCAAAAGAAAAGCTCACAAATCTTGCAGCAATTGAAGAAGCAGTGCGGAGTCAAATGCAGAAGCATGTTATGCCAGAAGTAGGGG GTTTTTTTATCGAAACGATTACAGGGACAACCGCAGGATACCAACGACGGCTCAAAAGCATTCTTGGAGAGTTAGCAATAACGAGCAAACAAGCCATTGAATTAGAAGTCGCACCAAGTACTCAACTGAGTCCATATCTAGAAACTTGTTGTTTGAGGGTAAGTGCGAATGTCAGCTATGAAGATGCGGCATCAGACATCAAGTATTTTACGGGCATAGAGGTTTCTCACAGCAGTCAACAGAGATTAGTGCATCGCCAGAATTTTGAGTTGCCAACACCAGAACAGACAATTGAAGAATTAAGCGTCGATGGTGGAAACATCCGTGTCCGAACTCCTAAAGGTCAAATATGTGCATGGCTTGGCTATAAAGCAATTAGCTTACATCATCTCGGAATCTTGGGAACTTCATTTCAGAATAATCAGATTGTGATTGATTGGGTTAATGACCAACCACTGGCTAGCCCACTCACTTGTATTGGTGATGGACATGACGGCATTTGGAATATAATTGACCAATTAGCACCTGATGCACAACGTCGAGAAATACTTGATTGGTTCCATTTAATAGAAAACCTCCACAAAGTTGGGGGTTCACAAAAACGCTTGAAACAAGCACAAAATCTACTATGGAAAGGCCAAGTTGAGGCTACTATTGCCTTATTTACAGATTGTAAAGGCAAACAAGTACAAAACTTTTGCCGTTATCTTGATAAGCATCGCAATCGCATTATCAACTACGAATATTATCAAGCTGAAGAAATTTGTTCAATTGGTTCAGGTTCAGTTGAATCTGCCGTTAAACAGGTTGACCGTCGAACAAAAATTTCCGGGGCACAATGGAAACGAGAAAATGTGCCTCAAGTCCTAGCCCATCGCTGTGCTTACCTCAATGGATTATTGTCAGTTTGA
- a CDS encoding response regulator — protein sequence MEPSGTLAGLDILVVEDDNDTRFFITTVLEMDGAKVISVISADAARQVLSELEPDVLISDIGLPGEDGYTFIRKFRALKSKNCGRVPAIALTAYADTEARIRALEVGFDTHVSKPVDPDELVEIVASLVASCNW from the coding sequence ATGGAACCTTCTGGAACTCTTGCTGGTTTAGATATTCTGGTAGTTGAAGATGATAATGATACTCGCTTTTTCATCACTACTGTGTTGGAAATGGATGGAGCAAAAGTTATATCAGTAATATCAGCGGATGCGGCACGCCAAGTATTATCCGAATTGGAGCCTGATGTTTTAATTTCTGATATTGGGTTGCCTGGAGAAGATGGCTACACTTTCATCCGCAAATTTCGTGCGCTCAAATCAAAAAATTGTGGACGAGTCCCAGCTATTGCTTTAACAGCTTATGCTGATACTGAGGCTCGTATCCGTGCCTTGGAAGTTGGCTTTGATACTCATGTATCTAAACCCGTCGATCCAGACGAACTAGTTGAGATAGTCGCTAGCTTGGTTGCTTCTTGTAATTGGTAA
- a CDS encoding alanine--glyoxylate aminotransferase family protein, with amino-acid sequence MTQTISINDSGRLQLTPLEIPSRLLLGPGPSNTHPTVLQAMNTSPVGHLDPAFLALMDEIQSLLRYVWQTENSLTIAVSGTGTAAMEATIANAVEPGDIVLIGVAGYFGNRLVDMAGRYGADVRTITKPWGQVFNLDELKTALETHRPAILALVHAETSTGARQPLEGVADLCNEFGTLLLLDTVTSLGGVPLFLDAWGVDLAYSCSQKGLGCPPGASPFTMSARAVEKLQQRQTKVANWYLDMLLLGKYWGAERTYHHTAPINLYYALREALRLLSEEGLANSWQRHQKNVEYLWEGLENLGLSMHVEQEYRLPTLTTVRIPTGVDGKAIARQLLNEYNIEIGGGLGELAGLVWRVGLMGFNSRKESVDQLLAALRQVLPK; translated from the coding sequence ATGACGCAAACAATTTCAATCAACGACTCTGGTCGGTTGCAACTTACACCGCTAGAAATCCCATCCCGCCTACTATTGGGGCCTGGGCCCTCCAATACCCATCCCACAGTTCTGCAAGCGATGAATACCTCACCAGTTGGGCATCTTGACCCTGCTTTTCTCGCCCTCATGGATGAAATTCAGTCGTTGCTACGCTACGTATGGCAGACAGAAAACTCACTCACCATTGCAGTCAGTGGTACGGGAACAGCCGCAATGGAAGCAACCATCGCTAATGCTGTTGAACCTGGTGATATAGTTTTGATTGGTGTGGCTGGTTACTTTGGTAATCGCCTCGTAGATATGGCTGGACGTTATGGTGCTGATGTCCGAACCATTACCAAACCTTGGGGACAAGTCTTCAACCTTGATGAACTCAAAACTGCCCTAGAAACTCATCGTCCGGCTATTTTGGCTCTAGTTCATGCCGAAACATCCACCGGTGCAAGGCAACCATTGGAAGGAGTTGCTGATTTATGCAATGAATTTGGCACTTTGCTGCTGCTGGATACTGTGACAAGTTTGGGTGGCGTTCCGTTGTTTTTGGATGCCTGGGGAGTTGATTTAGCTTATAGTTGTAGCCAAAAAGGGTTGGGTTGTCCGCCTGGTGCTTCGCCTTTTACGATGAGTGCGCGTGCAGTTGAGAAATTGCAACAGCGCCAAACTAAGGTTGCAAACTGGTATTTGGATATGTTGTTACTGGGTAAGTATTGGGGTGCTGAACGCACCTATCACCACACAGCACCCATTAATTTATATTATGCGTTGCGGGAAGCATTACGTTTGCTCTCAGAAGAGGGGTTAGCAAATTCCTGGCAGCGTCATCAGAAAAACGTAGAGTATCTCTGGGAAGGGTTAGAGAATTTAGGACTGAGTATGCACGTTGAGCAGGAGTATAGATTACCAACGCTTACCACTGTCCGCATTCCAACAGGAGTAGATGGGAAAGCGATCGCACGGCAGTTACTCAATGAATATAATATTGAAATTGGCGGTGGTCTTGGCGAACTAGCGGGTCTTGTCTGGCGCGTAGGGCTGATGGGCTTTAATAGTCGAAAGGAAAGTGTTGACCAACTTTTAGCAGCACTGCGGCAGGTTTTACCTAAGTAG
- a CDS encoding DUF1499 domain-containing protein encodes MVFAGKRPNNLGVSNGKLASCPNSPNCVSSQSTDATHKIAPLTFTSSPEEAINNLKQIIRSLPRTKIITENKDYLYAEFKSALLGFVDDVEFYLDRNDKVIQVRSASRLGQSDLGVNRQRIETIRAKLR; translated from the coding sequence ATGGTTTTTGCTGGCAAACGACCAAATAATTTAGGTGTTAGCAACGGTAAATTAGCATCCTGCCCTAACTCTCCTAACTGTGTTTCTAGTCAGAGTACAGATGCAACCCACAAAATTGCACCACTGACTTTTACATCTAGTCCAGAAGAAGCAATTAATAATCTTAAACAAATTATTCGGTCTTTACCAAGAACTAAAATCATTACCGAAAATAAAGATTATTTATATGCAGAATTTAAAAGTGCTTTACTAGGATTTGTGGATGATGTAGAATTCTATCTAGATCGAAATGATAAGGTGATCCAAGTGCGTTCAGCTTCGCGCTTAGGTCAAAGCGATCTAGGTGTGAATCGTCAACGAATAGAGACGATTAGAGCCAAGTTAAGATAA